Proteins from a single region of Geothrix sp. PMB-07:
- a CDS encoding ABC transporter permease encodes MILARLALRNLLRQRRRTALTLMVVVAGFLALSLAGGFMAQTFQGLSDAAIRGGLGHLQVLPPGAMEGDEAQSLEKSLADGEALATQLRKDPAVAEVLPRIQFMGLLSSGAKSVAFLGTAVEPVLEPRHMASAEALKGGALAAGGSGSRWLSAEPGAREVILGTGLARALGASVGSSLTLMSTTKDGALNAVDVDVVGLQDLGLRELNDRFLTVSLATASQLLDAGTARSRLSVVLKRPQDTAKEQARLQTLLPGTTVKPWFELASFYRQVKLLYFAIFGFMGLVLFLVVLLATANTLLMSVMERVREFGVLRAMGLQPRQLLVLLQWEGAFLGLLGSALGLTITLLLRAGLNALHLQMPAPPGTSHGYELNIHFVPWVYLAVAVGLQLTLQVSALFPGLKAARLRIVEALRHV; translated from the coding sequence ATGATCCTCGCCCGCCTGGCCCTCCGCAACCTGCTGCGCCAGCGGCGGCGCACGGCGCTCACGCTCATGGTGGTGGTGGCGGGCTTCCTGGCCCTGAGCCTGGCCGGGGGCTTCATGGCCCAGACTTTCCAGGGGCTGTCGGACGCCGCCATCCGCGGCGGCCTGGGGCACCTGCAGGTGCTCCCGCCCGGGGCCATGGAAGGCGATGAGGCCCAGAGCCTGGAGAAATCCCTGGCCGATGGCGAAGCCCTGGCCACGCAGCTCCGCAAGGATCCCGCGGTGGCCGAGGTGCTGCCGCGCATCCAGTTCATGGGCCTGCTCTCCAGCGGCGCGAAGAGCGTGGCCTTTCTTGGCACCGCGGTGGAACCCGTCCTCGAACCCCGCCACATGGCCAGCGCCGAGGCCCTGAAGGGCGGTGCCCTCGCCGCCGGGGGTTCCGGATCCCGCTGGCTCTCCGCCGAACCCGGTGCCCGCGAGGTGATCCTCGGCACCGGCCTGGCCCGCGCCCTAGGGGCCTCAGTGGGCAGTTCGCTCACCCTGATGTCCACCACCAAGGACGGGGCTCTGAACGCCGTGGATGTCGATGTGGTGGGCCTTCAGGATCTGGGCCTGCGGGAATTGAATGATCGCTTCCTCACGGTGAGTCTCGCCACCGCCAGCCAGCTGCTGGATGCAGGCACGGCGCGTTCGCGCCTGAGTGTGGTGCTCAAGCGGCCCCAGGACACAGCCAAAGAACAGGCGCGCCTCCAGACCCTGCTGCCCGGAACCACCGTGAAACCCTGGTTCGAGCTGGCCTCCTTCTACCGTCAGGTGAAGCTGCTCTACTTCGCCATCTTCGGCTTCATGGGCCTGGTGCTCTTCCTGGTGGTGCTGCTGGCCACGGCCAACACCCTGCTCATGTCCGTCATGGAGCGGGTGCGGGAGTTCGGCGTGCTAAGGGCCATGGGCCTCCAACCGCGCCAACTCCTCGTCCTGCTGCAGTGGGAGGGCGCCTTCCTGGGCCTTCTCGGCAGTGCGCTGGGTCTGACGATCACCCTGCTCCTCCGAGCCGGGCTCAACGCCCTGCACCTGCAGATGCCCGCCCCGCCGGGCACCAGCCACGGCTACGAGCTGAACATCCACTTCGTGCCCTGGGTCTACCTGGCCGTGGCCGTGGGACTTCAGCTCACCCTGCAGGTCAGCGCCCTCTTCCCGGGCCTGAAGGCGGCGCGGCTTCGCATTGTAGAGGCGTTGCGCCATGTCTAG
- a CDS encoding ABC transporter ATP-binding protein produces the protein MLELKNLTRAYELGGERAGVFDVSLTVPKGCLAVLAGPSGSGKTTLLQLAGLLDTPDEGEVRLEGETVSSLPEKARCDLRLRRLGFVFQAFNLVPVLSALENVMLPLQLQGVAEAEAQARAEAALARVGLSDRAHHHPGQLSGGQQQRVAIARALAPEPWLVLADEPTASLDHAHGGPLMDLMGELAAERGVTFVVASHDPSVISRAHRVFRLLDGRLVQQD, from the coding sequence ATGCTGGAGCTGAAAAACCTGACCCGCGCCTACGAACTCGGCGGCGAACGCGCCGGTGTGTTCGACGTGTCGCTGACCGTGCCCAAGGGCTGTCTGGCGGTGCTGGCAGGCCCCAGCGGCAGTGGCAAAACCACGCTGCTGCAACTGGCCGGGCTGCTGGACACCCCCGACGAAGGCGAAGTGCGCCTCGAAGGTGAAACGGTTTCCTCGCTGCCGGAAAAGGCGCGCTGCGACTTGCGCCTGCGCCGACTGGGCTTCGTCTTCCAGGCCTTCAACCTGGTGCCGGTGCTGTCGGCGCTGGAAAACGTGATGCTCCCCTTGCAGCTCCAGGGCGTCGCCGAAGCTGAAGCGCAGGCCCGCGCCGAAGCCGCCCTCGCCCGCGTGGGCCTCTCTGACCGCGCCCACCACCATCCCGGCCAGCTCAGCGGCGGCCAGCAACAGCGCGTGGCCATCGCCCGGGCCCTGGCGCCTGAACCATGGCTGGTGCTGGCGGACGAACCCACCGCCAGCCTCGACCATGCGCACGGCGGCCCCCTCATGGACCTCATGGGCGAACTGGCCGCGGAACGCGGCGTCACCTTCGTGGTGGCCAGCCACGACCCCTCCGTCATCAGCCGCGCCCACCGTGTGTTCCGGCTGCTAGACGGGCGGCTGGTGCAGCAGGACTGA
- a CDS encoding DUF5916 domain-containing protein translates to MRLSVLAFVCMPVLASQTPNPPKVAIPRLAQAPSMAADADLSTWSGTLDIRDYGMIMPDDKGENRWPTTTHLGWGPDALYVAIEAMDPEPSKIRAARHMRDNNSGDFDFVGIDLDPSGKGQSIIRFFVTPLGGQIDEIATDSTGENSSYDCLWDSTGVLTPTGYVVKMRIPYSSLRRMPGDWALRILRIIPRERRYGISWPRMSKDIQCDICQMARVSGAPVDKPGSPFLVIPFTTFNRTQSLAADPSASSKNQACLGMDLRYATSALTLEGTYRPDFALADADVDPLQINSRFKVFYPERRPFFLEGMDLLGLQGAQRQFFSRAIQNPLYGVKASGQASFATWSVLHAKDQDGGLVLGSNGAEGVDGRATRDTAAAMRLQLDDRGSGLSFLGTDKSLLDGPARAGGQSGGIYLDQYLGSEFHVIGSAVTATAHLPQADGSLSSQRGTALSGELDWNTRHWSAWVVDQATSPDLVLLSGFTDLQGYRRQNAGLQWRGNWNEGLLSQANATLRGRRLTWWNGDPMDRVVGLDGYLETAGRLSFFINWDVAGRTWGEDHGQSVAARALTIGGNWRKHSPAQFGWNASQARTIDLASGDPARLRSGSLFLYGTVGSISYNLQALQSNLDREADDLRLIRARELTLTGSWQFPHAFYAKTQAFVVRYDGSELEAVDKFLKVFLGWQPNAFTNAYLGWSGQRRRDPLAPIGSEHMVERGLFAKLAYAVQF, encoded by the coding sequence CCTGGAGCGGAACCCTCGACATCCGCGACTACGGCATGATCATGCCAGACGACAAGGGCGAGAACCGCTGGCCCACCACCACCCACCTGGGCTGGGGCCCGGACGCCCTCTACGTGGCCATCGAGGCCATGGACCCGGAACCCTCGAAGATCCGCGCCGCCCGGCACATGCGGGACAACAACAGCGGGGATTTCGATTTCGTGGGCATCGACCTCGATCCCTCGGGCAAGGGCCAGAGCATCATCCGCTTCTTCGTCACGCCCCTGGGCGGGCAGATCGACGAGATCGCCACAGACAGCACCGGCGAAAATTCATCCTATGACTGCCTCTGGGATTCCACGGGCGTGCTCACCCCCACGGGCTATGTGGTGAAGATGCGCATTCCCTACAGCAGCCTGCGCCGCATGCCCGGTGACTGGGCGCTCCGCATCCTCCGCATCATCCCGCGCGAGCGCCGCTACGGCATCTCCTGGCCCCGGATGAGCAAGGACATCCAGTGCGACATCTGCCAGATGGCGCGGGTGTCCGGCGCGCCCGTGGACAAACCCGGCTCGCCCTTCCTGGTCATCCCCTTCACCACCTTCAACCGCACCCAATCCCTGGCCGCCGATCCCAGCGCGTCATCCAAAAACCAGGCCTGCCTGGGCATGGACCTGCGCTACGCCACCTCGGCCCTGACCCTGGAAGGCACGTACCGGCCCGATTTCGCCCTGGCGGATGCGGACGTGGACCCATTGCAAATCAACAGCCGCTTCAAGGTGTTCTACCCCGAGCGGCGGCCCTTCTTTCTGGAGGGGATGGATCTGCTGGGCCTGCAGGGCGCCCAGCGCCAGTTCTTCAGCCGCGCCATCCAGAACCCCCTCTATGGCGTGAAGGCCTCGGGGCAGGCGTCCTTCGCGACCTGGAGCGTGCTCCATGCCAAGGATCAGGATGGCGGTTTGGTGCTCGGATCCAACGGCGCAGAGGGCGTGGATGGCCGCGCCACCCGCGACACCGCGGCCGCCATGAGGCTGCAGCTGGATGACCGGGGCTCGGGACTGTCCTTCCTGGGCACAGACAAGAGTCTTCTCGACGGCCCGGCCCGCGCCGGCGGCCAGAGCGGCGGCATCTACCTGGATCAGTATTTGGGTTCCGAATTTCACGTCATCGGCAGCGCCGTAACGGCCACCGCCCACCTGCCCCAGGCCGACGGTTCCCTGTCCTCCCAGCGGGGCACGGCGCTCTCCGGTGAACTGGATTGGAACACCCGCCACTGGTCCGCCTGGGTGGTGGATCAGGCCACCAGCCCCGACCTGGTGCTGCTCTCGGGGTTCACCGATCTGCAGGGCTACCGCCGCCAGAACGCGGGCCTGCAGTGGCGGGGCAACTGGAACGAGGGCCTGCTCTCCCAGGCCAACGCCACCCTGCGCGGGCGACGCCTCACCTGGTGGAACGGCGACCCCATGGACCGGGTGGTGGGGCTGGACGGCTACCTGGAAACCGCCGGCCGCCTGAGCTTCTTCATCAACTGGGATGTGGCCGGCCGCACCTGGGGCGAGGACCATGGGCAATCCGTGGCGGCCCGGGCCCTCACCATCGGCGGAAACTGGCGGAAGCATTCCCCGGCGCAGTTCGGCTGGAACGCCTCCCAGGCCCGCACCATCGACCTGGCCTCGGGCGACCCGGCCAGGCTGCGCTCGGGCTCGCTCTTCCTCTACGGCACCGTGGGGTCCATCTCCTACAACCTCCAGGCCCTCCAGTCGAACCTGGATCGCGAGGCCGACGACCTGCGCCTCATCCGCGCCCGGGAACTCACGCTGACCGGAAGCTGGCAGTTCCCCCATGCTTTCTACGCGAAAACCCAGGCCTTCGTGGTGCGCTACGACGGGTCGGAGCTGGAGGCCGTGGACAAGTTCCTGAAGGTGTTCCTGGGCTGGCAGCCCAACGCCTTCACCAATGCCTACCTGGGCTGGTCCGGCCAGCGGCGCCGCGATCCCCTGGCGCCCATCGGCTCGGAGCATATGGTGGAGCGGGGCCTCTTCGCCAAGCTGGCCTATGCGGTGCAGTTCTAG